The Candidatus Zixiibacteriota bacterium genome window below encodes:
- a CDS encoding amidohydrolase, which translates to MISISGRRGARRKLLMHSGNIRTLEPRCPSAQAMIIDGQAISWIGNNDEIVGIPVDEYTMLNLAGKTVMPSFGDAHVHFAYLAQSLANLDLGGCKSYGEALKRTEDFARGLARNEWFIGRGWKKDEWTDTRLPHKRDLDLIAPNNPAAIYSKDEHMYWTNSLGLKKAGIDRMTPDPEGGLIERDNTGEPTGILMETACALLNQRIGKRSQSEVLKLIERAVGECHRSGVTAIGNFDDIDNFELLQEYHKKIGLKIRVRQYIPIRFLDNLLTLNLKSGFGNRYLNIAGTKTFADGSLGSQTAYMFGPYKGSRHNVGIEVTDQATLTELVRRSASGGLACAVHAIGDRANHQVLNAFADLSKKHRTLRHRIEHVQIIKDEDIPRFAQLGVIASMQPSHCSSDIDLMARYLGKRSNNAYSFRSIIDSDARVAFGSDAPIEKLDPFGGIYSAIARRSPDGGRRHRPDQRISVGEAFAGFTSGVAYALGDENLFGVIAPGRSADIIVMDEDPFRTRMETIRDIEVLATFFEGECVFGGERLME; encoded by the coding sequence ATGATTAGTATATCCGGGAGGCGAGGAGCCAGAAGAAAACTGCTGATGCATTCCGGCAACATACGCACGCTCGAACCGCGCTGTCCGTCGGCGCAAGCGATGATCATCGATGGACAGGCGATCTCGTGGATCGGCAACAATGATGAAATCGTTGGCATCCCGGTCGACGAATATACAATGCTGAATCTTGCGGGCAAGACGGTTATGCCGTCGTTTGGTGATGCGCATGTACATTTCGCATATCTGGCACAATCGCTGGCCAATCTTGATCTGGGTGGATGCAAATCATACGGGGAGGCGCTGAAACGCACCGAAGATTTTGCTCGTGGATTAGCAAGAAATGAGTGGTTCATTGGCAGGGGCTGGAAGAAGGACGAATGGACCGATACTCGCCTGCCCCACAAGCGTGATCTTGATTTAATAGCGCCAAACAATCCTGCTGCAATCTATTCCAAAGACGAGCACATGTATTGGACGAATTCGCTCGGTTTGAAGAAAGCAGGGATTGACCGGATGACACCTGATCCTGAAGGGGGACTAATTGAGAGGGATAATACCGGTGAACCGACCGGAATACTGATGGAGACTGCATGCGCGTTACTGAATCAGCGGATAGGCAAGCGGTCGCAAAGCGAAGTTCTGAAGCTGATCGAGCGGGCGGTTGGGGAGTGCCATCGCAGTGGAGTCACGGCTATTGGTAATTTTGATGACATAGACAACTTTGAACTACTTCAGGAATACCACAAGAAGATTGGCCTCAAGATAAGGGTTCGTCAGTATATTCCGATTCGTTTTCTGGACAATCTGTTGACGCTGAATCTCAAGTCGGGGTTTGGCAATCGATATCTGAATATTGCGGGGACGAAGACCTTCGCGGACGGATCGCTTGGATCACAGACCGCATATATGTTTGGGCCGTACAAAGGCAGTCGCCACAACGTCGGCATAGAGGTCACCGATCAGGCTACCTTGACAGAACTTGTAAGGCGATCTGCGTCTGGTGGTCTGGCCTGCGCCGTGCATGCAATTGGCGACCGGGCCAATCATCAGGTTCTCAATGCATTCGCAGATTTGTCTAAGAAACATCGCACACTGAGGCACAGGATAGAGCACGTGCAGATCATAAAGGATGAGGATATTCCGAGATTCGCGCAGCTTGGAGTGATAGCGTCAATGCAGCCATCACACTGCAGCTCGGATATAGATTTGATGGCCAGGTATCTTGGGAAGAGGTCGAACAATGCATACAGTTTCCGGAGCATAATCGATTCCGACGCAAGAGTGGCTTTCGGATCTGACGCTCCGATCGAGAAACTTGATCCATTCGGAGGGATTTACTCGGCGATCGCCAGACGATCTCCAGACGGTGGAAGGAGACACCGCCCCGACCAGAGGATCAGCGTTGGTGAAGCGTTTGCAGGATTCACATCCGGTGTTGCCTATGCACTGGGAGACGAAAATCTGTTCGGTGTCATAGCACCGGGCAGAAGTGCCGATATTATTGTAATGGATGAAGATCCATTCAGAACAAGAATGGAGACCATCAGGGATATTGAGGTCCTTGCCACCTTTTTTGAAGGTGAATGTGTATTTGGAGGGGAGAGGTTAATGGAATGA
- the selB gene encoding selenocysteine-specific translation elongation factor — translation MLYTIATAGHIDHGKSSLVRALTGMDPDRLPEEKSREMTIELGFAWFELSDESEVAIVDVPGHERFVDAMITGVGSIDMVMFIVAADDGWMPQSQEHLEILDHLGTEHGIVVVTKTDLATEEWVELVKEDIADKVRGTFLEGAPIATFSASDDSGLDKIIGLVSERLASISVRNHPDRPRLYVDRVFSMTGHGAVVTGTMRDGVFAVGDDVRVIPHDLSGKIKSIQTHKKVRDRSQAGSRVALNISGISHNELSRGSAIVSAGQYSGTKSFAARIRMSPHAQVKLTHNRTVKILIGTVKANARAFVFAGDTFDPGSEGVCEFHLDSPILARVGDQFIVRLPTPDVLLGGGVVIDTDYERHSRSDKTARKHYETRQTDSVVGLIESDLRRHKGIRVDKLLESSNFSRQDIEPAMEKLIEGGKTIRLGQMVFDAGHLSKASEKLIEKISKFHEKHPARRGIPKSELISVADQDAMVVEAALSMLIGQKRLAASGAIVHSPAFAPKLKPEQERLRGDIIAMFTSDQYNPPSRKQLERISFAMRDIVNFMLDGGELVELSGGLLLLGEDFEFIRAKIVETIESKGKIDVAGIREQLGFSRKYGVPILEKLDGMGVTRRVGDHRVLAND, via the coding sequence ATGCTTTACACTATCGCAACAGCAGGACATATCGATCACGGGAAGTCGTCGCTGGTCAGAGCATTAACAGGCATGGACCCCGACCGACTGCCCGAGGAGAAATCACGGGAGATGACAATCGAACTTGGATTTGCCTGGTTCGAGCTATCGGATGAATCTGAAGTAGCAATTGTTGATGTTCCGGGGCATGAGCGGTTTGTCGATGCGATGATCACCGGCGTCGGTTCGATTGACATGGTGATGTTTATTGTCGCCGCAGACGACGGTTGGATGCCGCAGTCTCAGGAGCATCTGGAAATCCTTGATCATCTCGGTACCGAACATGGAATTGTCGTTGTGACTAAGACTGACCTTGCCACAGAAGAATGGGTAGAATTGGTGAAGGAGGACATCGCGGACAAAGTGCGTGGAACATTTCTTGAGGGTGCGCCTATCGCGACATTTTCTGCCTCTGACGACAGCGGGCTCGACAAAATCATTGGACTGGTATCGGAGCGGCTCGCAAGTATATCGGTCCGCAATCACCCTGATCGCCCTCGACTGTATGTGGACAGAGTTTTTTCGATGACTGGACACGGTGCTGTCGTGACCGGAACGATGCGCGACGGTGTTTTTGCAGTCGGCGATGACGTGCGTGTCATTCCGCACGACCTGTCGGGAAAGATCAAGTCTATCCAGACACACAAGAAGGTGCGCGATCGATCGCAGGCAGGTTCGAGAGTTGCGTTGAACATATCGGGTATAAGCCACAACGAGCTGTCTCGCGGGAGCGCTATTGTCAGTGCGGGGCAGTATTCCGGAACGAAGTCGTTTGCTGCGCGAATACGGATGTCACCGCATGCTCAGGTCAAGCTCACGCACAACAGGACTGTCAAGATTCTGATCGGCACGGTGAAAGCGAACGCTCGCGCCTTCGTGTTCGCAGGTGATACATTCGATCCGGGGTCTGAGGGTGTGTGCGAGTTCCATCTCGATTCACCGATCCTTGCGCGTGTCGGAGATCAATTCATCGTTCGGCTGCCGACTCCGGATGTGTTGCTTGGCGGTGGTGTGGTTATTGATACAGATTATGAAAGACATTCCAGATCGGATAAGACCGCAAGAAAACACTATGAGACGCGACAGACCGATAGCGTCGTTGGATTGATTGAATCCGATCTGAGAAGGCACAAAGGCATCCGCGTTGACAAGCTTCTTGAGTCATCGAACTTCTCGCGCCAGGACATCGAGCCGGCAATGGAGAAGCTGATCGAGGGTGGAAAGACAATCCGACTCGGCCAGATGGTCTTTGACGCCGGACATTTGTCCAAAGCGTCCGAGAAACTCATCGAGAAGATATCCAAGTTCCACGAGAAACATCCTGCGAGGCGTGGCATTCCAAAATCGGAGCTGATCTCAGTGGCTGATCAGGATGCTATGGTCGTAGAAGCTGCTCTGAGTATGCTTATCGGACAGAAGCGGCTTGCCGCCAGCGGGGCCATAGTGCACTCTCCCGCGTTTGCGCCGAAGCTGAAACCGGAGCAGGAGCGTCTGAGAGGGGATATAATCGCGATGTTCACCAGCGACCAGTACAATCCTCCTTCGAGAAAGCAGCTTGAGAGAATCTCATTCGCAATGCGCGATATTGTTAACTTCATGCTTGATGGTGGCGAACTAGTGGAGCTTTCGGGCGGATTACTCCTGCTCGGTGAAGACTTCGAATTCATAAGAGCGAAAATAGTCGAGACTATCGAGTCGAAGGGGAAGATTGATGTGGCCGGGATCAGAGAGCAACTCGGATTCTCCCGAAAGTACGGAGTGCCGATTCTCGAGAAACTCGACGGCATGGGTGTAACCCGGCGAGTCGGAGATCACAGGGTGCTGGCAAATGATTAG
- the bshB1 gene encoding bacillithiol biosynthesis deacetylase BshB1, whose product MSDIKLDALAIAAHRDDIEITSGGLMIKLHDLGYKTGGLDFTRGEMGTQGNEGDREREAEAASKVLGLTVRENLGLPDAQIEFNRGNVLKTVRVLREYRPHLVILPYWEQRHPDHYHCYRIAREACYFAGLEKLDCEGEPFRPHKILYSTYYREPKPSFVVDISDQFERKLEAVKCYMSQFDPSCESKQIFVPGIDIYDFIRTRDREYGMQIRKQYAEPYVIKETIEIDDPVKMPVASI is encoded by the coding sequence ATGTCTGACATAAAGCTTGATGCTCTTGCGATTGCCGCACACAGAGATGATATAGAGATCACTTCCGGCGGTCTCATGATAAAACTGCACGATCTCGGATACAAGACCGGTGGTCTCGATTTCACGCGAGGTGAGATGGGGACGCAGGGTAACGAAGGCGATCGCGAGCGTGAAGCAGAGGCAGCATCGAAAGTTCTTGGGCTGACCGTGCGTGAGAATCTCGGGTTGCCGGATGCGCAAATCGAGTTCAATCGCGGGAATGTGCTCAAGACCGTTCGTGTGTTGCGCGAGTATCGTCCGCATCTGGTGATTCTGCCGTACTGGGAACAGCGCCACCCGGATCACTATCATTGCTACAGAATCGCTCGCGAAGCTTGTTATTTCGCGGGGTTGGAGAAACTTGATTGTGAGGGGGAGCCTTTTCGACCACACAAGATACTCTATTCGACATATTACCGCGAGCCTAAGCCGTCATTTGTGGTCGACATCAGCGACCAATTCGAGCGCAAACTCGAAGCGGTGAAATGCTACATGTCGCAGTTCGATCCAAGTTGCGAATCGAAGCAGATATTCGTTCCGGGAATCGACATCTACGATTTCATCAGAACCCGCGACCGCGAGTACGGCATGCAGATTCGCAAGCAGTACGCTGAGCCGTATGTAATCAAAGAAACAATCGAAATCGATGACCCGGTCAAAATGCCGGTCGCGTCGATATAG
- the selA gene encoding L-seryl-tRNA(Sec) selenium transferase, with amino-acid sequence MADTLFDRKLSSPRDIPQVEQVVADPFVGEYVERYSRSYVLQIVRVVFDQFRDRLKDGETIDGAEIRQTILDDLESERHKFFTSVVNCTGIVVHTNLGRSPLGRQRAQTLLDKLTGYSNLEFDISTGKRGKRGSHVTRLFSLLTGAEASCVVNNNAAAVYLILNTFCNGKECVVSRGELVQIGGGFRMPDVMTASGAILREIGTTNRVAFDNYYQAVGENTGLIVKIHLSNFKLTGFTESVDAKQLAALGRERNIPVMYDLGSGSWLRPSDYGIKNEPSITNALDSGVDLVCFSGDKLFGGPQAGIILGNADLIEKLHKNPLYRAFRPDKVTLLLLEETLLSYLRGTETLDSPAMTLLTTEIDKLKTRAERICASLGKAGIEADMLETTALAGGGSAPEEEMRSYGVRLNSKTKPDDLACAFRSADPPIIGRIIDDKFVLDLKALLETEDEELTAAIKTILGK; translated from the coding sequence ATGGCTGATACACTGTTTGACAGGAAGTTGAGTTCTCCGCGTGATATTCCGCAGGTGGAGCAAGTAGTCGCCGATCCATTCGTTGGTGAATATGTGGAGCGATATTCTCGCTCCTATGTACTCCAGATCGTGAGAGTTGTGTTCGATCAATTCAGAGACAGACTCAAGGACGGCGAGACTATAGATGGCGCCGAGATCAGGCAGACGATTCTCGATGATCTGGAATCTGAGCGCCACAAGTTCTTCACGAGCGTAGTGAATTGTACAGGGATAGTAGTTCATACGAATCTCGGCAGATCACCACTTGGCAGGCAGCGCGCTCAAACCCTGCTCGACAAGCTAACCGGATACAGCAATCTCGAATTCGATATTTCGACCGGCAAGCGTGGCAAGCGTGGCAGCCATGTCACGCGACTTTTCTCGCTGCTGACCGGTGCGGAAGCTTCCTGCGTGGTGAATAACAATGCCGCAGCTGTTTATCTGATCTTGAACACTTTCTGCAATGGCAAAGAGTGCGTTGTTTCGCGCGGCGAGCTTGTGCAGATAGGAGGCGGCTTTCGGATGCCGGACGTTATGACGGCAAGTGGGGCGATTCTCAGGGAGATTGGCACCACAAACCGCGTAGCGTTTGACAATTACTATCAGGCTGTCGGCGAAAACACCGGCCTCATAGTCAAGATTCATCTCTCGAACTTCAAGCTGACCGGTTTCACTGAGTCTGTCGATGCGAAGCAACTCGCCGCTCTCGGGCGGGAGAGAAACATTCCGGTGATGTATGATCTCGGTTCGGGAAGCTGGCTACGCCCGTCGGATTACGGGATCAAGAATGAACCCTCGATCACAAACGCGCTCGATTCAGGAGTTGATCTTGTCTGCTTCTCCGGTGACAAGCTCTTCGGAGGTCCGCAGGCAGGTATCATACTCGGTAATGCCGACCTGATCGAGAAACTCCACAAGAACCCACTGTACAGGGCATTCAGACCGGATAAGGTGACGCTGCTGCTTCTTGAGGAGACTCTGCTTTCGTATCTGCGCGGGACAGAGACGCTGGATTCACCTGCGATGACTCTTCTGACCACAGAAATTGACAAGCTCAAGACACGCGCAGAGCGGATATGTGCTTCCCTGGGTAAGGCTGGTATAGAGGCCGATATGCTCGAAACTACCGCCCTTGCGGGAGGTGGGAGCGCTCCCGAAGAAGAAATGCGATCTTACGGCGTACGCTTGAACTCCAAGACGAAGCCAGATGATCTGGCATGCGCTTTCAGATCAGCTGATCCGCCGATCATCGGTCGTATCATAGATGACAAATTTGTGCTGGACCTTAAGGCGCTCCTCGAGACTGAAGACGAGGAGCTGACTGCTGCCATTAAGACAATCCTCGGTAAATAG